The proteins below come from a single Roseiflexus sp. RS-1 genomic window:
- a CDS encoding tagatose 1,6-diphosphate aldolase, translating into MATVTMTRGKFNGINKCANERGVIAAAAMDQRGSLKKAIAKARGEGGTATSDDLTLFKTAVTKVLTKHASAILMDPEYGLPALQHKAPNAGVLMSYEKTGYDATIKGRLPDLLDNWSVYSLIQAGADAIKILIYYNPFDEPDILARKHAFLERVGAECKGLDVPFFLEPLAYDDNIGDEKSFEFAKVKPKYVAAYMEELSKPKYGVDVLKVEVPVNMKFVSGTKAFGGQEAYTRQEALKLFREASDAATKPFIYLSAGVTDEVFRESLEMAAEAGSRFAGVLCGRATWQDGIPVYAREGYDALEAWLNDRGVQNITALNEVLDKGAKPWWDMYGGKDAIKVVDLPV; encoded by the coding sequence ATGGCCACGGTCACAATGACACGCGGCAAATTCAATGGCATCAATAAGTGTGCCAATGAACGCGGCGTCATCGCAGCAGCGGCGATGGACCAGCGCGGCTCGCTCAAGAAGGCGATCGCCAAAGCGCGCGGTGAAGGCGGAACGGCGACCAGCGACGATCTGACCCTGTTCAAAACAGCGGTCACGAAGGTTTTGACGAAGCACGCTTCAGCGATCCTGATGGATCCGGAGTACGGGTTGCCTGCCCTTCAGCACAAAGCGCCAAATGCTGGCGTGCTGATGTCGTATGAGAAGACCGGGTATGATGCTACGATCAAGGGGCGCCTGCCAGACCTGCTCGACAACTGGAGCGTCTACAGCCTGATCCAGGCCGGTGCAGATGCCATCAAAATCCTGATTTACTACAACCCGTTCGACGAGCCGGACATTCTGGCGCGTAAACATGCGTTCCTCGAGCGCGTCGGCGCGGAGTGCAAGGGGCTTGATGTTCCCTTCTTCCTCGAACCGCTGGCATACGATGACAACATTGGCGATGAGAAGAGTTTCGAGTTTGCCAAAGTCAAGCCAAAGTATGTCGCCGCCTATATGGAAGAACTCTCCAAGCCGAAATACGGCGTCGATGTGCTGAAAGTCGAAGTGCCGGTCAACATGAAGTTCGTGTCGGGCACCAAAGCCTTCGGCGGACAGGAAGCATACACTCGCCAGGAGGCGCTGAAACTGTTCCGCGAAGCGTCGGATGCCGCCACCAAGCCGTTCATCTACCTGAGCGCCGGTGTGACCGATGAGGTATTCCGCGAGTCGCTCGAAATGGCAGCCGAAGCCGGATCACGCTTCGCCGGGGTTCTGTGCGGACGTGCAACCTGGCAGGATGGCATCCCTGTCTATGCACGCGAGGGGTATGACGCGCTCGAGGCATGGCTCAACGACCGCGGTGTGCAGAATATCACCGCGCTGAATGAAGTGCTGGACAAAGGCGCGAAACCCTGGTGGGATATGTATGGCGGCAAAGACGCCATCAAGGTGGTCGATCTGCCGGTCTAA
- a CDS encoding amylo-alpha-1,6-glucosidase, translated as MNSNLIDEARNRAMDVLSRCYTPHGFRASALAAGYPQIWARDNGIMMLGVVASGDPALIACSRAALETLGAAQSRRGLIPLNINPDTGYISTENAGAADSNLWFILGHYLHYCATGDAAFVQAHWKEIDRAMVWLEYQDMNECGLIEIPEAGNWMDLLAVRYNTLYDNVLYYAAALAHEQLRTLVAPEMPAHRLTIDAAGIHERINLLFWIDRCWVAEHFAAHLERLKAMRLEWFMLYHNIGMISSRPFYLPWVAFREFGDWCDSLANLLAILTGVADGHRTEHILRFMYQVGMAEPYPTKAIHPPIYPGEAHWREYYRSRTLNLPHQYHNGGIWPMIGGFHVAALVRHRWHNQAERLLRSLAECVYQGLHCDWEFNEWMHGESGHPMGYAQQGWSAAMYLYADNTVRTGRMPLFDQLLAVKPAAAVSAEVNDAYVRPGGGPV; from the coding sequence ATGAACTCCAATCTCATCGATGAAGCGCGCAACCGCGCAATGGACGTGCTCTCCCGTTGTTACACACCGCATGGCTTTCGCGCTTCGGCGCTCGCGGCGGGCTACCCGCAGATCTGGGCGCGCGACAACGGCATCATGATGCTGGGCGTCGTTGCCAGCGGCGATCCCGCCCTGATCGCGTGCAGTCGCGCAGCGCTCGAAACCCTGGGCGCAGCGCAATCGCGGCGTGGGCTTATCCCGCTCAATATTAACCCCGACACCGGCTATATCAGCACGGAGAACGCCGGTGCAGCCGACTCGAATCTGTGGTTCATTCTGGGGCATTACCTGCACTACTGCGCCACCGGTGACGCTGCTTTCGTGCAGGCGCACTGGAAGGAGATCGACAGGGCGATGGTATGGCTCGAATACCAGGATATGAACGAGTGCGGGTTGATCGAAATTCCGGAGGCGGGCAACTGGATGGACCTGCTGGCGGTGCGTTACAACACGCTGTACGACAATGTGCTGTACTACGCAGCGGCGCTGGCGCATGAACAACTCCGCACCCTGGTGGCGCCGGAGATGCCGGCGCATCGGTTGACGATTGACGCTGCTGGTATTCACGAACGCATCAATCTGCTGTTCTGGATCGACCGCTGCTGGGTCGCCGAGCATTTTGCCGCTCATCTCGAACGTCTCAAGGCGATGCGGCTGGAATGGTTCATGCTGTACCACAATATCGGCATGATCTCCAGCCGACCGTTCTATCTGCCATGGGTCGCCTTCCGCGAATTTGGCGACTGGTGCGACAGTCTCGCCAATCTGCTCGCCATTTTGACCGGCGTGGCGGATGGGCATCGCACGGAACACATTCTGCGCTTCATGTACCAGGTCGGCATGGCGGAACCCTACCCGACGAAAGCCATTCACCCGCCGATCTATCCGGGCGAAGCGCACTGGCGCGAGTACTACCGCAGTCGGACGCTCAATCTGCCGCACCAGTACCACAACGGCGGCATCTGGCCCATGATCGGCGGCTTCCACGTGGCGGCGTTGGTGCGCCATCGCTGGCACAATCAGGCGGAGCGATTGCTCCGGTCGCTGGCAGAGTGCGTCTATCAGGGATTGCACTGCGACTGGGAGTTCAACGAATGGATGCACGGAGAAAGCGGTCATCCGATGGGGTATGCGCAGCAGGGTTGGTCGGCTGCAATGTATCTGTACGCCGACAACACGGTGCGAACCGGGCGGATGCCGCTGTTTGATCAACTGCTGGCGGTCAAGCCAGCAGCAGCAGTGTCGGCGGAGGTAAACGACGCCTATGTCCGCCCTGGCGGGGGACCGGTCTAA
- a CDS encoding 6-phosphofructokinase produces MRIGILTGGGDVPGLNPCIKAVVNRANDAGIEVIGIRRGWAGLLYYNPDDPESASEWVQPLTKADVRTIDRYGGTHLHTSRTNPQRVREKEMPEFLKGKFELTGEKKTADCTPHVLRVLEHLGIDTLVPIGGDDTLSYAVRMHREGVRVIAIPKTMDNDVFGTDYCIGFSTAVTRSVDFLNALRTPTGSHERIAVIELFGRNSGETALISAYLADVDRAVISEVPFDVEKLARFLVEDRRRNPSNYSICVISEGASMIGGQVVEYGQEDAYGHRKLGGIGMITGEAIKKITGIDIVYQQLSYLMRAGAPDSLDRMVAICYGNLAVDQLLQGHSGRMVALQNGQYTTVPVDTCVQGVKRVDVEELYDAENYRPRVKHPLGKPMFLY; encoded by the coding sequence ATGCGCATTGGTATTCTGACCGGCGGCGGTGATGTTCCCGGCTTGAATCCATGCATCAAGGCGGTAGTAAATCGCGCAAACGACGCCGGGATCGAGGTCATCGGCATTCGGCGCGGGTGGGCCGGTTTGCTGTACTACAACCCGGACGACCCGGAGAGCGCGTCGGAATGGGTACAACCGCTCACCAAGGCGGATGTGCGCACGATTGACCGGTACGGTGGAACGCACCTGCACACATCACGCACGAACCCGCAGCGGGTGCGCGAGAAGGAGATGCCCGAATTTCTCAAGGGCAAGTTCGAACTCACCGGCGAAAAGAAAACCGCTGACTGCACGCCGCATGTGTTGCGTGTGCTGGAGCATCTCGGCATCGACACGCTTGTTCCAATCGGCGGCGACGACACGCTCTCCTACGCAGTTCGCATGCACCGCGAGGGAGTGCGGGTCATCGCTATCCCTAAAACGATGGACAACGACGTGTTCGGCACTGACTACTGCATCGGGTTCTCAACCGCGGTCACCCGCAGTGTTGACTTTCTCAACGCCCTGCGCACGCCGACCGGTTCGCACGAGCGGATTGCCGTGATTGAACTGTTCGGGCGCAATTCGGGGGAAACGGCGCTGATCTCGGCATACCTGGCGGACGTTGATCGTGCTGTCATCTCCGAAGTGCCGTTCGACGTTGAGAAACTGGCGCGCTTCCTGGTGGAAGACCGCCGACGCAACCCCAGCAATTATTCGATCTGCGTCATCTCGGAAGGCGCGTCGATGATCGGCGGGCAGGTGGTCGAATATGGGCAGGAAGACGCCTATGGGCACCGGAAACTCGGCGGCATCGGCATGATCACCGGTGAGGCGATCAAGAAGATCACCGGCATCGACATCGTCTACCAGCAACTGTCATATCTGATGCGCGCTGGCGCACCCGACTCGCTCGACCGGATGGTCGCCATCTGTTACGGTAACCTGGCGGTCGATCAACTGCTCCAGGGACACAGCGGGCGCATGGTGGCGCTCCAAAACGGGCAGTACACCACCGTCCCGGTCGATACCTGCGTGCAGGGAGTCAAACGGGTTGATGTCGAAGAGTTATACGACGCAGAGAACTACCGGCCGCGGGTCAAACACCCGCTTGGCAAGCCGATGTTCTTGTACTGA
- a CDS encoding 6-phosphofructokinase: MTIPSTSRLRIAICTGGGDAPGLNAVIRAVVLSALHRGWECYGIRDGFNGILSPKEYPRGGVIPLTRETVRGITPLGGTIIGTTNRGNPLRYPTKLPDGAVIERDRTDEIVNGLAVYGIDALISVGGDGSMEIAAALARKGVRVIGVPKTIDNDLDGTVATFGFDTAVAFATEAIDRLHTTAEAHQRVMVVEVMGRYAGWIALNAGVSGTANVILIPEIPYDIHKVAAKIKSREAEGRPYSIVVVAEGARPIEGSVSLIAPREAGRAERLGGIGERVAREIEALTGKETRVVVLGHLLRGGTPTTFDRLLALRFGAAAVRALEEGQSGVMVALDPPTVRYVPLEEATRRMKTVPLDSDTMLTARDLGIVFGD, encoded by the coding sequence ATGACGATCCCTTCGACCTCACGATTGCGCATTGCCATCTGCACTGGCGGCGGTGATGCTCCGGGGCTCAACGCCGTTATCCGCGCGGTTGTGCTGAGTGCGCTTCACCGCGGCTGGGAATGCTATGGCATCCGCGATGGCTTCAACGGCATTCTCTCACCGAAAGAATATCCACGGGGCGGCGTGATCCCGCTGACCCGCGAAACGGTGCGCGGCATTACACCCCTGGGCGGCACGATCATCGGAACAACGAATCGTGGGAATCCCCTGCGCTATCCTACAAAACTGCCTGACGGCGCCGTGATCGAGCGCGACCGCACCGACGAGATTGTGAATGGTCTCGCAGTCTACGGTATCGATGCCCTGATCTCGGTCGGCGGCGACGGCTCGATGGAGATCGCAGCGGCGCTGGCACGTAAAGGGGTGCGCGTGATCGGCGTCCCCAAAACGATCGACAACGACCTGGACGGAACGGTGGCGACCTTCGGGTTCGATACGGCGGTCGCCTTTGCGACGGAAGCGATCGATCGCCTGCACACAACCGCCGAAGCGCACCAGCGAGTCATGGTAGTTGAGGTCATGGGGCGTTATGCGGGATGGATTGCGCTCAACGCCGGGGTTTCCGGAACGGCGAATGTTATCCTTATTCCCGAAATTCCCTACGACATCCATAAGGTTGCCGCTAAGATCAAAAGCCGTGAAGCCGAAGGGCGACCATACTCGATCGTCGTCGTCGCTGAAGGCGCCCGTCCGATTGAAGGCAGCGTCTCGCTGATTGCCCCTAGAGAAGCCGGTCGCGCCGAGCGTCTGGGAGGCATCGGCGAACGAGTGGCGCGTGAGATCGAGGCGCTGACCGGCAAAGAAACGCGCGTTGTCGTTCTGGGGCACCTGCTGCGCGGCGGCACGCCAACCACATTCGACCGCCTGCTGGCGCTGCGCTTCGGCGCCGCTGCCGTGCGCGCGCTCGAAGAGGGGCAGTCTGGCGTGATGGTGGCGCTCGACCCGCCGACGGTGCGGTATGTGCCGCTCGAAGAAGCGACCCGGCGTATGAAAACCGTTCCGCTCGACTCGGATACCATGCTGACAGCGCGCGATCTGGGGATTGTCTTCGGCGACTGA